A single genomic interval of Sphaerodactylus townsendi isolate TG3544 linkage group LG08, MPM_Stown_v2.3, whole genome shotgun sequence harbors:
- the LOC125437940 gene encoding mast cell carboxypeptidase A-like, with protein MKFIVLFLGLLVRPQAVSLTRRFESEKVFRVVPQNETQVNFLKVLASDVQLDFWHPDSVHHIVIGTEVDFQVSLHLANYVLMKLEQNELQYEVLFHNLQEQIEKQFDGGNYFRKMHSYTKYNDWEKIVAWTERIARNNPKMVSRIEMGKTSEGRPMYLLKVGKVTGQKKVIFMECGIHAREWISPAFCQWFVKQATHTYGEDKVMTKLLDSMNFYVLPVFNVDGYVWTWTNNRFWRKNRSNNSNSDCIGTDLNRNFKAAWSTVGASDKPCNEIYCGTSPESEPETKELANFIRDHLDVIKGYISFHSYSQLLMFPYGYTYKLAPNHDELNKVAKGAVDALATVYGTNYTYGPIAETIYLSSGSSLDWAYDEGIKYAYIFELRDHGRYGFLLPESKIRPTCKETMLAVKYIASHILASNP; from the exons AtgaagtttattgttttatttctagGGCTTCTTGTGAGGCCTCAGGCTGTTTCTCTCACTCGACGCTTTGAAAG TGAGAAAGTGTTTCGTGTGGTTCCTCAGAATGAAACTCAAGTGAACTTTCTGAAAGTACTGGCTTCTGATGTACAG CTTGACTTCTGGCATCCTGATTCAGTTCATCACATTGTCATCGGGACAGAAGTGGATTTCCAAGTCAGTTTACATCTGGCAAACTATGTTCTGATGAAGCTGGAACAGAATGAGCTACAGTATGA GGTTTTATTCCACAATCTACAAGAACAGATTGAAAAGCAATTTGATGGAGGGAACTATTTCCGCAAGATGCACAGCTACACAAAGTACAATGACTGGGAAAAG ATTGTTGCATGGACTGAAAGAATCGCTAGAAATAATCCCAAAATGGTCTCCCGAATTGAGATGGGAAAGACCAGTGAAGGGCGCCCCATGTACCTTCTCAAG GTTGGGAAGGTGACTGGCCAAAAAAAAGTCATCTTCATGGAATGTGGCATTCATGCACGAGAGTGGATCTCGCCAGCGTTCTGCCAGTGGTTTGTGAAACAG GCCACCCACACATACGGAGAGGACAAGGTCATGACCAAGCTACTGGACAGCATGAACTTCTATGTGCTTCCTGTGTTCAACGTTGATGGCTATGTCTGGACATGGACTAAT AATCGCTTCTGGAGGAAAAATCGTTCCAACAACTCTAACAGTGACTGCATTGGCACCGACTTGAACAGGAATTTCAAAGCGGCTTGGAGCA CAGTGGGTGCTTCTGATAAACCTTGTAATGAGATCTACTGCGGGACCTCTCCGGAGTCTGAACCAGAAACTAAAGAACTTGCAAACTTCATTCGGGACCACTTAGACGTCATCAAAGGCTACATAAGCTTCCATTCCTACTCCCAGCTGTTGATGTTTCCATATGGCTATACGTACAAGTTGGCACCCAATCATGATGAACTG aataaaGTGGCAAAGGGAGCAGTGGATGCTTTAGCTAccgtctatggcacaaactatACATACGGACCAATAGCTGAAACAATAT ACCTTTCCTCTGGTTCTTCTCTTGACTGGGCTTACGACGAGGGCATTAAATATGCATACATCTTTGAGCTTAGGGACCATGGGCGATATGGCTTCCTGCTCCCTGAATCAAAGATAAGGCCAACCTGCAAGGAGACAATGCTGGCAGTGAAATACATTGCCAGTCATATCCTCGCTTCTAATCCATGA
- the LOC125437975 gene encoding carboxypeptidase B-like isoform X2, with protein sequence MTVDFRVEADQCSEVERLLQQSGLNYEILIDNLQTVLDRQFDSHVRSAGYQYEKYNNWETIAAWTADIANQNPDLVSRSQIGTTFEGRPMYLLKVGKRGANKKAIFMDCGFHAREWISPAFCQWFVRQAVRTYGTETIMTRLLDQLDFYVLPVFNIDGYVYTWTKSRMWRKTRSTNPGTSCIGTDPNRNFNAGWCSVGASRRPCDDTYCGSAPESEKETKALVNFIRNNLSTIKAYLTIHSYSQMLLYPYSYTYDVASNNVELNSLAKATIKELATLHGTKYTYGPGASTIYPAAGGSDDWAYDQGIKYSFTFELRDTGRYGFALPESQIKPTCEETLIAIKYIASYVLDHLY encoded by the exons ATGACTGTTGACTTTCGAGTTGAAGCAGATCAGTGCTCTGAAGTTGAAAGACTTCTGCAACAGAGTGGACTGAACTATGA AATTTTAATTGACAACCTTCAGACTGTGCTCGACAGGCAGTTTGACAGCCATGTTCGTTCTGCTGGATACCAGTACGAGAAATATAACAACTGGGAAACG ATAGCAGCTTGGACAGCTGACATTGCCAATCAGAACCCAGATCTCGTTTCTCGGTCACAGATAGGAACAACCTTTGAGGGACGTCCAATGTATCTCCTTAAG GTGGGAAAGCGTGGTGCAAACAAAAAGGCCATATTTATGGATTGTGGCTTCCATGCCAGAGAATGGATCTCACCTGCATTCTGCCAGTGGTTTGTGAGACAG GCTGTTAGAACCTATGGGACAGAAACTATCATGACCCGCCTTCTTGACCAGCTGGATTTCTATGTCTTGCCTGTCTTCAACATTGATGGCTATGTCTATACTTGGACTAAG TCTCGCATGTGGAGAAAGACCCGTTCTACAAACCCTGGTACCAGCTGCATTGGAACTGATCCCAACAGAAATTTCAATGCTGGCTGGTGCA GTGTCGGTGCTTCCAGAAGACCATGTGATGACACTTACTGTGGCAGTGCACCTGAATCTGAAAAGGAGACAAAGGCCTTGGTTAACTTCATCCGTAACAACCTCTCAACCATCAAAGCTTACTTGACTATTCACTCTTACTCCCAGATGCTGCTGTATCCATATTCTTATACTTATGACGTAGCAAGTAACAACGTGGAACTG AATTCCCTGGCTAAAGCTACTATTAAAGAACTAGCTACATTGCATGGCACAAAATACACATATGGCCCAGGAGCCTCAACTATCT ATCCAGCTGCTGGTGGGTCTGATGACTGGGCTTATGACCAGGGCATCAAGTATTCCTTCACCTTCGAGCTTCGTGACACAGGGCGCTATGGTTTTGCTCTTCCTGAGTCTCAAATAAAGCCAACTTGTGAGGAGACCTTGATAGCCATTAAATATATTGCCAGCTATGTCCTGGATCATCTGTATTAA